From one Luteolibacter sp. SL250 genomic stretch:
- a CDS encoding DUF4198 domain-containing protein, which translates to MKRLLFSALLLPLSASAHDPWVQVNVVKQEPKQPVYADLMLGNHGNNHRDFLLASKIPLAASTLSLVGAKGAVTDLKPDIVDAGSEEKEGYWSARIPSAPGGLQCVAHTYDAVVTYAPKRVVKSAKTYFISAAGESGGVTFSDPLGHALEIIPMDDPTKATAGMKLKVRVLFKGQPLADTVVSCIPRGVELDSGFDPDHEAKTDAKGEAELPLPEANRYLVVVHRKAPEETGEKHSAGTDYAATLTLLAGEK; encoded by the coding sequence ATGAAGCGACTCCTGTTCTCCGCCCTGCTGCTGCCCCTTTCCGCCTCCGCGCATGATCCCTGGGTGCAGGTGAACGTGGTGAAGCAGGAGCCTAAGCAGCCGGTGTATGCGGACCTGATGCTGGGCAACCATGGCAACAACCACCGGGACTTCCTCCTGGCGAGCAAGATCCCGCTGGCGGCGTCCACCCTGTCACTGGTCGGTGCGAAGGGCGCGGTGACCGACCTGAAGCCGGACATCGTGGATGCCGGGTCCGAGGAGAAAGAGGGCTACTGGAGTGCCAGGATCCCATCCGCGCCCGGAGGCCTGCAGTGCGTGGCGCACACGTATGACGCGGTGGTCACCTACGCGCCGAAGCGGGTGGTGAAAAGCGCGAAGACCTACTTCATCTCCGCCGCCGGGGAGAGTGGTGGCGTCACGTTTTCCGATCCGCTGGGCCACGCGCTGGAAATCATCCCGATGGACGATCCGACGAAGGCCACCGCAGGAATGAAACTGAAGGTGCGCGTGCTTTTCAAGGGCCAGCCACTGGCGGACACGGTGGTGTCCTGCATCCCGCGCGGGGTGGAACTGGACAGCGGCTTCGACCCGGACCATGAGGCGAAGACGGACGCGAAAGGCGAGGCGGAACTGCCACTGCCGGAGGCGAACCGCTACCTGGTGGTGGTCCACCGCAAGGCCCCGGAGGAAACCGGCGAAAAGCACTCCGCGGGCACCGACTACGCGGCGACGCTGACGCTGCTGGCCGGCGAAAAATAA
- a CDS encoding cysteine peptidase family C39 domain-containing protein, which translates to MNGANLTGFLAAAVALAAFSMAYASLRQARTAIRARVLAILLVLAMPSALVAAYYAGVPLEYGWYYEMRSWPGSEFLILPAGAAAGALATFLPRLLLALPLSALLAAAVIPYLKPVIMPLMDGDFAEEWVDGYSLQSTASTCGPASASTIARSLGMNLTEKKTARAAHTYHNGTEAWYLARYLRSRGAKVHFDFRESFSPDVEFPAVVGVKLGSTGHFIPVLEVKGDQIHIADPLRGGEWISMEAFHARYGFTGFHMTVSR; encoded by the coding sequence ATGAATGGCGCGAATCTGACCGGCTTCCTGGCTGCGGCGGTTGCCCTCGCCGCCTTCAGCATGGCGTACGCCAGCCTCCGGCAAGCGAGGACGGCAATCCGCGCCCGGGTGCTGGCCATTCTCCTGGTCCTCGCCATGCCTTCCGCCCTGGTCGCCGCCTACTACGCTGGCGTGCCGCTGGAATACGGATGGTACTATGAAATGAGATCGTGGCCGGGCAGTGAATTCCTCATCCTGCCTGCCGGAGCCGCCGCAGGGGCCCTGGCCACCTTCCTGCCCCGGCTGTTGCTGGCGCTGCCGCTATCCGCGCTGCTGGCGGCAGCCGTGATTCCCTACCTGAAGCCGGTGATCATGCCCCTGATGGATGGAGATTTCGCGGAGGAATGGGTGGACGGCTACAGCCTGCAGAGCACCGCATCCACCTGCGGCCCCGCCAGCGCCAGCACCATCGCGAGATCTCTGGGGATGAACCTCACCGAAAAGAAAACCGCCCGCGCCGCGCACACCTACCATAACGGGACGGAGGCATGGTACCTGGCCCGCTACCTGAGGAGCCGGGGGGCGAAGGTTCATTTTGATTTCCGCGAAAGCTTCTCCCCGGATGTGGAATTTCCCGCCGTGGTGGGGGTGAAATTGGGAAGCACCGGGCACTTCATCCCGGTGCTGGAGGTGAAGGGAGACCAGATCCACATCGCGGATCCGCTCCGTGGCGGAGAGTGGATCTCCATGGAGGCGTTCCACGCCCGCTATGGCTTCACCGGCTTCCACATGACGGTTTCGAGATGA
- a CDS encoding EF-hand domain-containing protein: protein MKTTQLMILGALLGATALAGAQDKPKRGGGFPPEIIEKFDADKDGKLSKEEREAARAAHEKEFDKDGDGKLNDEEKKAMREDREKKMIARFDKDGDGKLSDEEKKAIPARPDRGARKDKGDKPAGQ, encoded by the coding sequence ACGACCCAACTGATGATCCTCGGCGCACTGCTTGGAGCCACCGCCCTCGCCGGCGCACAGGACAAGCCAAAACGCGGCGGCGGATTTCCTCCGGAGATCATCGAAAAATTCGACGCGGACAAGGATGGCAAGCTCTCCAAGGAGGAGCGTGAAGCCGCCCGCGCCGCCCATGAGAAGGAATTCGACAAGGACGGCGACGGCAAACTGAACGACGAGGAGAAAAAGGCCATGCGCGAGGACCGCGAGAAAAAGATGATCGCCCGCTTCGACAAGGACGGCGACGGCAAGCTCTCCGACGAGGAGAAGAAAGCCATCCCCGCCCGCCCTGACCGGGGTGCCAGGAAGGACAAAGGCGACAAGCCGGCCGGCCAGTAA